The genomic interval TCGGCCACCTTGAACAGCATTGTGTCCAGCGCACCCGCCTCCTCGCCGATCGCGGTCATCTGCACCACCATGTGCGGAAACAACGCGGTCTGCCGCATCGCCATGTTGAGTTGGTAGCCCACGGCCACGTCGTCGCGCATGCGCAGCACCGCGTGCTCATAGACCGAACTGCCGGTCGCGCCGGCCACCGAGTCCAGCGCCTCGACCAGCGGCACGCCGGCCTTGAAGGTCACACCCAGCGTGCGCGCGAAGCGCGCGATCGACGAGTTGTGCAGCACGCGGCCGACCACGGGCAGGCGCAGCAGCGTGCGGTCCACCCCGTGCTGCAGCGCCGGGGAACGCTTGAACGCGAACAGGAAGCCGAACGCGGACGCGAACACCACGATCACGATCAGCCACCACCATTTCACCATCATCGCCGAGATGCCGAACACCAGCTCGGTGAACGCGGGTAGGTCGGTGCCGAAGCTCTCGAACGTCTCGCGGAACGTCGGCACGACGAACACCATCAGCACCGCGCAGACCAGGATCGCGACCGCGATGATCGCGGCCGGGTAGAACAGCGCCTTTTTGATCTTGCCCTTGATCGACTCGATGCTCTCCTTGTACGAAGCGATCGTGTCGAGCACGGTTTCCAGCGCGCCGGCCGACTCGCCCGCGCGCACCAGGTTGCGGTAGAGCTCGTCGAACTGCACCGGATACTTGCTCAGCGCCTCGAAGATCGAGGCGCCGCCCTCGATGTCGACGCGGATGCCATCGACCATCTGCTTCATGCGCGGGTTCTTCTGGCCGTTGCCGATGATTTCCAGCGCCTGCACCACCGGCACGCCGGACTTCATCATCGTCGCGGTCTGGCGGCTGAAGATCGCGATGTCGCGCGCCGAGATCGCCTTGCCGGCGCCACCGAGCAGCGGTTGGCGCTTGGGCTGCACCAGCGTCGGCTGGATGCCTTGGCGGCGCAGTTCGGCGCGCAACAGGTTCGCGCTCTTGGACTGCTGCTCGCCCTTCATCTTGATGCCGCGCTTGTCCGTGCCCTCCCAGGCGAACAGACGCAGCGTCACCCCGGCTTGCGCCGGCGTCGCGTTCGAAGCGCGGACAGTCTTGCGGGCCGCGGTACGTGAGGTCGACATGGAACGTTCCCCAGGGGTCGGCGTGTCCCTCGCCGGACGGATGGCCGCATGGTAGCGAAAACCGGCCCCTGGCGCTGGACGTCAAGCGGCCAAAGGGCGGAATCAGTCCTTGGTGACCCGGTTGATCTCGGCCAGGCTGGTCAGACCCTGGCGGGCCTTTTCCAGTGCCGATTGGCGCAGGTCCTTGACGCCGGCGCGCTGCGCGGCCTCGGCGATCTGCATCGCGTTGCCGCCCTGGAGCACGATCGTCTGAATCTGTTCGCTCATCGGCATCACCTGGTACACGCCCACGCGTCCGCGATAGCCGTTGGTGCATTCATCGCAGCCGACCGGCTCGTAGATCTCCACGCCGGCGCGGACCTGCTCCTCGGTGAAGCCCTCGGTGAGCAGCGCATGATCGGGCAGCACGACGCGCTGCTTGCAACGCGGGCACAGCCGCCGCGCCAGCCGCTGGGCGATTACCAGGGTGATCGAGCTGACGATGTTGTACGGCGCGATACCCATATTCATCAGGCGCGCGATCGTCTGCGGCGCATCGTTGGTGTGCAGTGTCGAAAGCACCATGTGGCCGGTCTGCGCGGCCTTGATGCCGATCTCCGCGGTTTCCAGGTCGCGGATCTCGCCGACCATGATCACGTCCGGGTCCTGACGCAGGAATGCCCGCAGCGCCGCGGCGAAGGTCATGCCCCGGCGCTCGTTCTGCTGCACTTGGTTCACGCCCGGCAGCCGGATCTCGACCGGGTCCTCGACCGTGGAAATGTTGCGGGTCTCGTCGTTGAGAATGCCTAGCGCGGTGTACAGCGAGACCGTCTTGCCCGAACCGGTGGGGCCGGTGACCAGCACCATGCCGTAGGGCTTGTGGATCGCATCGAGGAACAGCTTCTGCTGGTCAGGCTCGTAGCCCAACTTGTCGACGCCCAGCTTCGCGGCGCTGGCATCGAGAATGCGCAGCACCACCTTCTCGCCGAATAGCGTCGGCAGCGTGCTCACGCGGAAGTCGATCTGCCGCGTCTTGGACAGGTTCAACTTGATGCGCCCGTCCTGCGGCGCGCGCTTCTCGGCGATGTCGAGCTGCGCCATCACCTTCAGGCGTGCGGCGATGCGCTGGTTGAGCTTGACCGGCACCTTGGCCGCCAGCTTGAGCATGCCGTCCACGCGCAGCCGCACGCGGTAGTCGGTCTCGTAGGGCTCGAAATGGATGTCCGAGGCGCCGCGCTTGATCGCATCGACCAGCACCTTGTTGACGAACCGCACGATCGGCGCATCGTCCTTGCCGTCGACGACGTTTTCGATCCGGCCGCCGTCCTCGTCGCCGCCCACGTCCAGGTTGTCGAGGCCCTCGGCATCGTCCAGCGCGCCGGCCAGCGAATCCGAGCTCGATAGCCACAGTTCCAGCGTCCGGCGGATGCTGTCCTCGTCCACCAGGATCGGCTCGACCGTCAGGTTGGTCTGAAACTTGATGTCGTCCAGTGCCAGCGTGTTGGTCGGGTCGGAGATGCCCACGAACAGACGCGGGCCGCGCTGGAATAGCGGCAGCACCGAGTGCTTGTTGAGCAGTTCCTCGCTGACCAGCTTGACCGCGCTCGCCTGCGGCGCCATCGCCGCCGGGTCGAACAGCGGCATGCCGAACTCCACTGACAAGGCCGCCGCCATCTGCGCCGCGCTGACCAGCTTGTGCTCGCGCAGGTAGCCTGCGACATTCCGTCGCGCCGCCGTCGCTTTGTCCAGCGCCTCACGCGCGGCCGCCTCGTCCAGCGCACCGTCCATGACCAAGCGGCGGGCGATGCCGGTGATGCCGACGAGATTGGGGCCGGGATGGACGCTCATCTGATCGCTCTGTGGTGGACGCGGGCACTCTACTGCAACCGGTGCGGTGACGGCGCGTCGCGGCGCATTCATGCGCGCGGGCGGCGGCGCTCCACAGGCGCATGAGATCAGCGTCAGCCCGAGCGACCATCGCGCGACGAGCGGCTGGCGCGTCCGTGCAGCTTGCGACGGCACCAGCCGCCGATCGCTGATGCCAGCATGGCGGGCACTGCGAGTACGACCGCGTACACCACGCCGGCCGCCAGCAAGGGGCCGATGCCGGACACCGCGACCACGACCGGCACCTGTGCGAGCATGACCGCCGCGCCCCAGCGCCACGCCCGCATCGGGAATGCCAGGCCCAGTGCCAGCGACAGCGCGAGTGCGGCGGGGCAGGCCAGGGTCCAGTAACGACTGGCATCCCACGGTTCGCCGCCGCCCATCGACAGCGATACGGCGCTCCACAGGCCCAGGCCGGCGACTGCGGCTGTCGGCCATGCAATCCAGGAGGAGGTCATCGGCAGCTCCAGCGCATCGGGCGCAGCGAAAGGTCGCGATCATACCGGGCGAGTCGCCGTAAAGAGATGCACATGAAGCCCGGCGTTGCAGACAGACGCACTGCACGTTGGGCCTTCCCATCGGCGGCGTCGTGCGATCAATCGCGCGATCGTGCGCGGGTGCACGTTGAAGCGGCGCGCCACCTCACGGTGCGGCAGCTGCTCGCATAGCACCAGCTTGCGCGCTTTCTCGCGCTGGACAAGAAAGCGCGCATGGGCGTCCCGCATGGCGTCCACGCGCACGCGCTGCCGCCATCCTCGGCGCGCGTACGTTGGCTGACCAACGAGCACTCGAATTCAGACTAGCCCGCATCTTGAGCATGCGCGCTATGCTTATCTATACGCGCACAAGGACGGCCAGGACGCATGGAGCGACGAAATCCTCGACAGCCTGCAATCGCTACGCAGGGCTGCGAATCCCCATGGGGCCATCATCGAACGGCACGAAGCCGGCGAGGCCGCGCTATATCCCATGGACGCCAACCGGTCACTCTACCGCGGGCGGCACGGTCAATAGGGCGCGCACTACTTGCGTGCGCGCACTTGCGTGCGCGCACTTGCGTGCTGCAACGTGTGCCGGCGTGACTGTCGCGTTTTCACCAAATGGCAGACCTTTCATCACCCCGCCGTCCGGCGGTTCATTCCACTGAAAGAGGTGCGCGCCCCATGAACTTCAAACCCCTGGTCGCGGAATTCATCGGTACCTTCTGGCTGGTCCTGGGCGGCTGCGGTGCCGCGGTGTTGGCCGCGTCCTCGCCTGGCGCGGGGATCGGCACTCTCGGCGTCTCGTTCGCGTTCGGCCTGAGTGTCGTCACCATGGCCTATGCCCTGGGCTCGATCTCGGGCGGTCACTTCAACCCAGCGATCACGTTGTCGTGTTGGGTGGCCAAGCGCATCACCGCAGGCCGCGTGGTGCCTTACGTCATCGCGCAGACGCTGGGCGCGATCTGCGCGGCGGCGGTGCTGTACTACGTCGCCAGCGCCAGCCCGGTCTTCGACCCCAGCCATGGCTTCGCCACCAATGGCTACGGCGCGCATTCGCCGGCCGGCTATCCGCTGCAAGCGGCCATCGTCATCGAGTTCGTGCTGACGATGCTGTTCACCGTGATCGTGCTGGGCGTGACCGCCAAGCCGGTGACCGCGCCGTTTGCGCCGTTGGCGATCGGCCTGGCGCTGACGCTGATCCACCTGGTGAGCATTCCGGTCACCAATACCTCGGTCAACCCGGCGCGCAGCACCGGTGTGGCGCTGATCCAAGGTGGCCCGGCACTGCAGCAGTTGTGGGTGTTCTGGCTGGTGCCGCTCGTGGCTGGTGCGGCCGGCGGTGTGCTGCATCGGCTGGTGCTGGCGCCGCGTCGCGAGCTCTGAGGAGCGGCGATACCGCGCAGCGCGCGGGGCCGCGGATCGATCCGCGGCCCCGCGTTTTGACGGTGGGACAGATCAGTGCGGGCGCGGCCGCGCAGACGCGTGCGTTGCCTGCGTGGGGTGCGCCGACAGTGGCCAGCCCGGGATGGCCGCGCTGTCTTCGTCCGACGTGCTACCCACGCCGTAGGCTGCCCGCGGTTCGCGTACGCTGCCGCGCTTGGTCGGTGGCACGATCATCTGGTTTTCCACCGTGTCCATCAGCGCGCGGAGCGCGTCGGCCCCGCCCATGATCGCCTGGCCCAACGTAGGCAACGTGGCATCGGCCAAGGCGTTGTCCTCACTCGAGGCGATGACATCGCCATGCGCCGCGATCGTCTGGATGAGCTCGCCGAGCGCGTCCGCCTGATCGACGCTCATGCCGAACACCAGCCGGTCGCCACCCGGATCGACCCAATGGCCTGCCGCATCCACGGCGGCGACCTGGCCTTTGAACCCAAGCTCGGGCTCTGCCACAGTCGATGCATCGGCCGAGGCGTACACCGTGCTGGTAGCGGCGGCGTCAGCCTCGTCGTCCTCATCCGCCTCTCCGGCCATCCGCGGGAAGTCGGCGCCCCACGTCAGGTCGTTCAACACCAGTTCCGCCTGATCGGTGAAGAGTTCGAGGCAGGTGGCCAGTTCATCCATGCCGACCTCGGGCGACACCTCGCTGACCTCGTCATACGTGCGCGGACGCGCCAGCCGCGACAGGAAATCAATGTGGCTGTGCAACTGCTTCAATCGAAGCTGGCTGTCTTCCGGCAGGTAATAGCCGGTGCCCTGATCGTTCAACGTGTCATGTGACATCGCAACCTCCTCATTCCATGAAAGGCCCCGCGCACCGGGAATCGGCGACGGGAAGTCGGGAGGTTAGAAACCGCTAAGAGTCGGCGGGCGTATTTCCCCGAAGGGTGTTGTATTAGCCGCCCTCCCGACGCAGACATCGCGCCGGTCTACGACCGTCAGGATACGGACGTAAAAATCCCACCGGTTTGACGGAGGTGGGGACCGCTGTTCGAGGAGTTTCTACGCTCCTTGGGATTGAGTCAGCCGAGGCGTGCGGCGAGGGTCAAGCGCCCGAGTGTCGGGAAATCCCGCGCTCTCATGTAAGGAAAAACGCCTCTCTTGGCGAATCCTTAAAATCTGGGCATATGCAGAAGGCCCTAAACAAAGAACCCCGCCAGGGCGGGGTTCTTCGTGCGACACATAAGACTCGATATCGAGATTACAAGAGCAAGTGACTTGCTCTCTTACAACATCCGGCCTGCTTACGGGTTAGTCGCTGCAACCGTAGAGCAAGTGCCGCTGGCCATGTTGCACGATGTTGTGAGGACGCCAGGCGCCTTGGGAGTGAACACGGCGGTGCCAGTCAGCGGATCCGTGCCAGTCGTTCCAACGGTAAACCCTGCTTGACTCGTACAGGCGCCGCCAGTCGGGATGGCGGGCAGGGCCATCGAGGATTGATTGGCGGCGATATAGGCGTTCGTCCAAGCCTTGGCTTCGCCCATGCATGCATTCTCTGCCGCCTTGACGCGGTAGTTGTTGTACGCCGGCAGCGCGATCGCGGCCAGGATGGCGATGATCGCGACGACGATCATCAGTTCGATCAGGGTGAAACCTTTCTGCGTCTTCATGGAGCAACTCCCCAAGGGTGGATGGATTCACGTGCCTGGAAAGCGGCGGGTGCCGATCCGTGGGCAGCCGTGCGACATGCACGTGCACTAAGGGTGACGCATGGGTCGTGCCAATCGCGCGAAGTCGTCGGCCTGCGCCGTTTGAAGGCGTTCGGGGTGAACAAGCGTGAACGTTCTGCCTCGGGCCTGCCTGCCAAGGTCGCCTTGTGACGTTTCGCGTCAGGCGGTGGCGGGTCATCCATGTGACTGTGGTCGCAGATCGATGTGTTGGCGGCGTGCGCACCAAGCGACGAACACGGTATCGGCCGCACTTCAGTGAACTTGAGCGTGGGTTTGATCGACTGTCGTCGCAGCGCGCTGTCCCGCCCGAAGGGTGGGGCTGATCTCGCAGGTGGAGGGGCGATCCGTGTGCGGAATTAAAAGCCACGAATGTCATGCGGGTGCAGACGGCCTCAGCTCTTCTCCCCGGCCACGGGCCGCTGCCGAAGCGCCTGTCTCGACATTCGTGGCCTGCGGCTGCTACCCGTCCGCGCGGTATCGGGCGCCTGTTCTTGTCGAGGCAGGACGATGCGGAAGGCGCTGCCTTGGCCTGGCGCGCTCTCGACAGTGATGTCGCCGCCGGCCTCGCGGACGAGGTGGGCGGCGACGGCCAGGCCGAGGCCGGCGGCCTGGGCGGCGGGGCGGGTGGTGAAAAACGGTTCGAAGCAGCGCGCGCGGGTGGTGGCGTCCATGCCGCGTCCTGTGTCGCAGGCGATGATTTCGACTCGATCGAGCGCGTAGGCGGCAACGGACAGCGTGAACTGCCCGCCGTCGGGCATGGCCTGCTGGGCGTTGGCCGCCATGCCCAGCAGGATGAGTTCGAGGTGGGCGCGGTCGAAGTGGATCGCCAGGCGGGCGCTTGGGTCGAGGTCCAAACCCACGTCCACCCCGGGCAGGAAGGTACGCCGCAGGACGGGTTCGAGGTCGGCAATGGCCTCGACAGCGTCAAAGGTTTCGGGTGCCGTGTCGTCGTGGCGGCTGAAGTCGACGAGGCGGTGGCTGGTCTCGCCAGCGCGGCGCGCGGCGGACTCGGCGCTGCGCAGCGCTGCCTTCATCTCCGCCGGGTCGTCGCTGGCGAGGCCGCGTCCGGCATGGCCCATGACCAGTGCCAGCAGGTGGTTGAAGTCATGGGCGATGGTCGAGGCCAGGCGGCCGACAGCTTCCATCTTCTGGGCGTGCAGCAGCTGGGTCTGCTGGCGCTCGCGCTGCTCGATCTCCAGCAGCAGCCGGTCGCGGGCGCGTGCGAGATCGGCGCCCCTCTGACGGGCGAGATCCAGACTCTGGTGCAGGGCGATCAGGGCCTGATCGACAACGAAAGCGACGAGCGTGAGGCCGACCAGCGATGCGCCCACGTCGAGCGAGACGCGCCAAACGTGGTCGGGGGTGACCAGCAGGGGGCGCGTATCGGTCCAGGCGCCGAAAATGAACAGGCCGCCCAGCCACGCGGTGGCGGCCCACAACGTGCGGCGCCCCACCAGCACGCCTGCGATCAGGATCGGCAGCAGGTGCAGCATCTGCTGCGGGCCCAGGGCCGCCAAGCCCCAGCGCGGGTAGGCGATCGACAGCACGACGAGGCTGCCGAACACAAACGCATGGGTGGCCTGGCGCCAGAAACCGAGGCGTGCCGCAACGAAGCCACCCCAGATCACTGCGATGTGGACGAATGCCAATCCTAGAGTGACCGGATCTGTGGGGCCGCCGAGGCGTTCCCAGCCCAGTGCGGTCGCCATGGGGTAGTACACGCCGTAAACAGCAAGCACGCCCTGAAGCATGGCCGCATTGCGGTGGACGACCGGATCGGGCGGTGACCCATGGCCGCGCATCGGTCGTGCGGCATCGGATCGTGGCGATACGGTCCCAGTTGTTGGTGTGAAGCTCGGCTTGCCCGCCATCATGTGGTCTCCCTGGTAGCGAGTATATTGGCTGGCGGCCCGCCTCTCCTCTCCAGCGCGGTGGCGCTGCCGTTCCCCGAGGTCCCTGATGCCCCATCGTTCCGTTCGTCTCGCCCGCGCGGTGCTGTTGCTTGCGTCCGCGCTGCCATGCGCGTCCGTGCTGGCCCAGAACGCACCCGCCACCCCACCGCACGTGGAACGGATTCGGCATTGTCACCACCTGGCGGTGATCGAGCCTGCACAGGGCCTGGTCGCGGCGCAGGCGTTGCTGGCCGACCGCGGGCTGCCTGTCGATGCCCGGGCAATGGCAACCATTTGTCTAGGCGTGGCGCAATTGTCGTCGGGGCAGGGTGAGGCGGCTGGACAGACTGCGACGCAAGCACTTGCGTTGTTGGACGATACCAAGGTGCCTGCCGAAGTGCGGACAAGTGGGCATAACCGGATCGCGCCCCTGGTCGCCCGGACCGGACGGCCGGATCTGGCGCTCCAGTTGGTGCAGGCATCGCTCTCCGAAGCGCTGCGCACCAAGAACGCGCCCGAGCAGCTCAACGCGCTGATCACGATTGCCCATCTGCGGGCGAACGATTTCGACGATCCAAAAGGTGCGCTGCCGTTCTTCCAGCAGGCGTATGCGCTTGATCGCAAACTGGGCCGGCCCGACGCGCCGCAGAACATCATGCTGCGCCACGACCTGGCATTGACGCTAGCGCAGACCGGCAGGCTCGAGGAAGCTTCGGCACTGTTCGACGAGGTCGACGCAGCAGCCGCCAAGTTCCCCGACATGCAGGGTGTTCGCAACAGGATTGGGATCTACCGCGCCGAAGCAGTTCGTGAGAGAGGAGATCTGCAGCAAGCGGAGGCGATGTTCCGCGCGGTGATTGCGCGGGCACGCGAGATTGGGGATGCCGGCGCCGAGGCAGGCGCCACTGATGGCTTGGCCCGGGTGCTGCTCGCCCAGGGGCAGGCAGAGGCCGCCAAGCCCTATGCCGAACGTGTGTTGGCACTCGCTGAAGCCGCGAGGATGCCGTCGGGGCATCGCAGCTCGCTGTACCTGATGGCCGATGTCGCCACTGCGCTGGGCGACACAAACGCGGCGGCAGGATATGCGAGTCGCGCGCGCGAACTCGACCGTGCGAATAGCCGGGGACAGACGGCTCGACAACTGGCGCGGCTACAGGCTGAAGCCGAACGAGATCTACAGCCCGAGCAGGTCGTCGCGCGCCAGGCCGCGGCACGCAATCGTATGCTGCGTGACCTCGGACTGGGGGCGTTGGCGATCATTGCTCTGGTCTCGCTGGTGTTGCTGCTCCGGACCCGACGGCAAAAACAGCGTCTGACCGAGTTGAGCACGACCGATCCGCTGACC from Luteimonas sp. S4-F44 carries:
- a CDS encoding type II secretion system F family protein, which encodes MKGEQQSKSANLLRAELRRQGIQPTLVQPKRQPLLGGAGKAISARDIAIFSRQTATMMKSGVPVVQALEIIGNGQKNPRMKQMVDGIRVDIEGGASIFEALSKYPVQFDELYRNLVRAGESAGALETVLDTIASYKESIESIKGKIKKALFYPAAIIAVAILVCAVLMVFVVPTFRETFESFGTDLPAFTELVFGISAMMVKWWWLIVIVVFASAFGFLFAFKRSPALQHGVDRTLLRLPVVGRVLHNSSIARFARTLGVTFKAGVPLVEALDSVAGATGSSVYEHAVLRMRDDVAVGYQLNMAMRQTALFPHMVVQMTAIGEEAGALDTMLFKVAEFYEEEVNNAVDAISSLLEPFVMVIIGTLVGAIVIAMYLPIFKLAMAATG
- the pilB gene encoding type IV-A pilus assembly ATPase PilB: MSVHPGPNLVGITGIARRLVMDGALDEAAAREALDKATAARRNVAGYLREHKLVSAAQMAAALSVEFGMPLFDPAAMAPQASAVKLVSEELLNKHSVLPLFQRGPRLFVGISDPTNTLALDDIKFQTNLTVEPILVDEDSIRRTLELWLSSSDSLAGALDDAEGLDNLDVGGDEDGGRIENVVDGKDDAPIVRFVNKVLVDAIKRGASDIHFEPYETDYRVRLRVDGMLKLAAKVPVKLNQRIAARLKVMAQLDIAEKRAPQDGRIKLNLSKTRQIDFRVSTLPTLFGEKVVLRILDASAAKLGVDKLGYEPDQQKLFLDAIHKPYGMVLVTGPTGSGKTVSLYTALGILNDETRNISTVEDPVEIRLPGVNQVQQNERRGMTFAAALRAFLRQDPDVIMVGEIRDLETAEIGIKAAQTGHMVLSTLHTNDAPQTIARLMNMGIAPYNIVSSITLVIAQRLARRLCPRCKQRVVLPDHALLTEGFTEEQVRAGVEIYEPVGCDECTNGYRGRVGVYQVMPMSEQIQTIVLQGGNAMQIAEAAQRAGVKDLRQSALEKARQGLTSLAEINRVTKD
- the aqpZ gene encoding aquaporin Z; amino-acid sequence: MNFKPLVAEFIGTFWLVLGGCGAAVLAASSPGAGIGTLGVSFAFGLSVVTMAYALGSISGGHFNPAITLSCWVAKRITAGRVVPYVIAQTLGAICAAAVLYYVASASPVFDPSHGFATNGYGAHSPAGYPLQAAIVIEFVLTMLFTVIVLGVTAKPVTAPFAPLAIGLALTLIHLVSIPVTNTSVNPARSTGVALIQGGPALQQLWVFWLVPLVAGAAGGVLHRLVLAPRREL
- a CDS encoding ATP-binding protein, with the protein product MMAGKPSFTPTTGTVSPRSDAARPMRGHGSPPDPVVHRNAAMLQGVLAVYGVYYPMATALGWERLGGPTDPVTLGLAFVHIAVIWGGFVAARLGFWRQATHAFVFGSLVVLSIAYPRWGLAALGPQQMLHLLPILIAGVLVGRRTLWAATAWLGGLFIFGAWTDTRPLLVTPDHVWRVSLDVGASLVGLTLVAFVVDQALIALHQSLDLARQRGADLARARDRLLLEIEQRERQQTQLLHAQKMEAVGRLASTIAHDFNHLLALVMGHAGRGLASDDPAEMKAALRSAESAARRAGETSHRLVDFSRHDDTAPETFDAVEAIADLEPVLRRTFLPGVDVGLDLDPSARLAIHFDRAHLELILLGMAANAQQAMPDGGQFTLSVAAYALDRVEIIACDTGRGMDATTRARCFEPFFTTRPAAQAAGLGLAVAAHLVREAGGDITVESAPGQGSAFRIVLPRQEQAPDTARTGSSRRPRMSRQALRQRPVAGEKS
- a CDS encoding diguanylate cyclase → MPHRSVRLARAVLLLASALPCASVLAQNAPATPPHVERIRHCHHLAVIEPAQGLVAAQALLADRGLPVDARAMATICLGVAQLSSGQGEAAGQTATQALALLDDTKVPAEVRTSGHNRIAPLVARTGRPDLALQLVQASLSEALRTKNAPEQLNALITIAHLRANDFDDPKGALPFFQQAYALDRKLGRPDAPQNIMLRHDLALTLAQTGRLEEASALFDEVDAAAAKFPDMQGVRNRIGIYRAEAVRERGDLQQAEAMFRAVIARAREIGDAGAEAGATDGLARVLLAQGQAEAAKPYAERVLALAEAARMPSGHRSSLYLMADVATALGDTNAAAGYASRARELDRANSRGQTARQLARLQAEAERDLQPEQVVARQAAARNRMLRDLGLGALAIIALVSLVLLLRTRRQKQRLTELSTTDPLTGLMNRRAADGALQALAADGRRAALVLLDVDAFKSINDQFGHDIGDAALLQIARCLRETCDTGDVVARWGGEEFLVARGDTSRMAAFALAEHLRRQVERLRVDDGRGGMLPLTVSSGVSSLPVFPGDAPRWQDAIRVADRALYVAKRAGRNAWAGVWGLDAGNGVDVYSVLDNPNHALQQGWIEIGGNRPMDWSQVRPKATGGTRGGGGPMRQETASRP